One part of the Tenacibaculum sp. 190130A14a genome encodes these proteins:
- a CDS encoding ammonium transporter encodes MSLILPLIQDNTADVLTEVAKIKKDMGMLWMLLSAILVFFMQAGFTLVESGMTRSKNAVNIAMKNLLDICVGSLTYWMIGYSLMYGSTSNGWFFWSGLFQGKGADLLFQTMFAATAATIVSGAIAGRTKYSTYVIFSVIMTSLIYPIAGGWQWQGEGWLTKMGFIDFAGSSIVHSVGGWAALVAAILVGPRIGKFVDGKVIPIPGHNQILATLGVFILWLGWFGFNGGSQLAWGGDDAIAASNIVLLTNISAAAGGLGALITTWIWYGKPHLAQTLNGALAGLVSITAGCGNMTDIGAALAGLIGGILVVFSIEFIEKKLKIDDAIGAASVHGVVGVWGTLVIGLWGVTGDKGIGLLNGGGFSQLGIQAIGAFAYAIWAIVLAFAVLFTLKKTIGLRVSREIEEKGLDLAEHGTIAYPGKRDRGE; translated from the coding sequence ATGAGTTTAATTCTTCCTCTAATTCAAGATAATACTGCAGATGTATTAACAGAAGTCGCTAAAATCAAAAAAGACATGGGAATGCTATGGATGCTTCTTTCAGCAATTTTAGTATTCTTCATGCAAGCTGGATTTACCTTAGTTGAATCTGGAATGACACGTTCTAAAAATGCAGTAAACATTGCTATGAAAAATTTACTCGACATCTGTGTAGGTTCTTTAACCTACTGGATGATAGGTTATTCATTAATGTATGGAAGTACTTCAAATGGATGGTTCTTCTGGAGTGGTTTATTTCAAGGAAAAGGAGCTGATCTTCTTTTTCAAACCATGTTTGCTGCAACCGCTGCTACCATCGTATCAGGAGCTATTGCAGGTAGAACCAAATACTCTACTTATGTTATATTTTCAGTTATTATGACCTCTTTAATTTACCCAATAGCTGGTGGTTGGCAATGGCAAGGCGAAGGTTGGTTAACAAAAATGGGATTCATCGATTTTGCAGGCTCTTCAATTGTACATTCAGTCGGAGGATGGGCTGCCCTTGTTGCTGCTATTCTAGTGGGACCTAGAATCGGAAAATTTGTAGATGGTAAAGTAATTCCCATTCCTGGACACAATCAAATATTAGCCACCTTAGGTGTTTTCATCTTATGGTTAGGATGGTTCGGATTTAATGGAGGATCACAATTAGCTTGGGGAGGTGATGATGCAATTGCGGCATCTAATATAGTGTTACTTACAAATATTTCTGCTGCTGCAGGAGGTTTAGGAGCACTTATCACTACATGGATTTGGTATGGAAAACCTCATTTAGCACAAACCTTAAATGGCGCTTTGGCTGGTTTAGTAAGCATTACAGCAGGTTGTGGAAACATGACTGATATCGGTGCAGCTTTAGCCGGATTAATCGGAGGTATTTTAGTTGTATTCTCCATAGAATTTATTGAAAAAAAATTAAAAATAGACGATGCCATTGGTGCTGCGTCTGTTCATGGAGTTGTTGGTGTATGGGGAACCTTAGTTATTGGACTTTGGGGTGTTACCGGTGATAAAGGAATTGGGCTTCTCAATGGTGGAGGATTCTCTCAATTAGGAATTCAGGCTATTGGAGCTTTTGCTTATGCAATATGGGCAATTGTGCTAGCATTCGCGGTTCTATTCACATTAAAGAAAACAATTGGATTAAGAGTTTCTAGAGAAATTGAAGAAAAAGGATTGGATTTAGCTGAACACGGTACCATTGCATACCCTGGAAAAAGAGATAGAGGTGAATAG
- a CDS encoding acyl-CoA dehydrogenase, whose amino-acid sequence MDFNLTEEHLMIRDAARDFAQTELLPGVIERDEKQEFPQELVRKMGELGFMGIMVDPKYGGSGMDSVSYVLIMEELSKIDASASVMVSVNNSLVCYGLEAYGTEEQKQKYLTKLATGEVIGAFCLSEPEAGSDATSQATTAVDKGDHYLLNGTKNWITNGGRSDVYLVIAQTDRDKGHRGINAFIVEKGMEGFHIGPKEDKLGIRGSDTHTLQFNDVKVPKENRIGEDGFGFKFAMKTLSGGRIGIAAQALGIASGAYELALKYSKERKAFGTEICNHQAIAFKLADMYTEITAARHLVMAAACKKDAGENYDREGAMAKLYASKVAMEHTVEAVQIHGGNGFVKEYHVERLMRDAKITQIYEGTSEIQKIVISRSLIRG is encoded by the coding sequence ATGGATTTTAATCTTACAGAAGAGCACCTAATGATTCGTGATGCTGCTCGTGATTTTGCACAAACCGAATTATTACCTGGAGTTATAGAAAGAGACGAGAAACAAGAGTTCCCTCAGGAACTAGTTCGCAAAATGGGTGAATTAGGATTTATGGGAATAATGGTAGATCCAAAATATGGAGGAAGTGGAATGGATTCTGTTTCTTATGTGTTGATCATGGAAGAGCTTTCTAAGATTGATGCTTCAGCTTCAGTAATGGTTTCTGTAAACAACTCATTAGTATGTTATGGTTTAGAAGCATATGGAACTGAAGAGCAAAAACAAAAGTATTTGACAAAATTAGCTACTGGTGAAGTAATTGGAGCTTTTTGTTTAAGTGAACCAGAGGCTGGATCAGATGCTACCTCACAAGCCACTACTGCAGTAGACAAAGGAGATCACTATTTATTAAACGGAACTAAAAACTGGATTACTAATGGTGGACGTTCTGATGTTTACTTAGTTATTGCACAAACCGACAGAGATAAAGGACATAGAGGAATTAATGCTTTTATCGTTGAAAAAGGTATGGAAGGATTTCACATTGGACCAAAAGAAGACAAGCTAGGAATTCGTGGTTCTGACACTCATACATTACAATTCAATGATGTAAAAGTTCCAAAAGAAAACAGAATTGGAGAAGATGGATTTGGGTTCAAGTTTGCCATGAAAACTTTATCAGGGGGTCGTATTGGTATTGCTGCACAAGCTTTAGGAATTGCTTCTGGAGCTTATGAATTAGCTTTAAAATACTCTAAAGAACGTAAAGCTTTCGGAACAGAGATTTGTAATCATCAAGCAATCGCATTCAAATTAGCTGATATGTATACAGAAATTACTGCTGCTCGTCATTTAGTAATGGCTGCTGCATGTAAGAAGGATGCTGGTGAGAATTATGACCGAGAAGGGGCAATGGCAAAGTTATATGCTTCTAAAGTAGCAATGGAACATACTGTTGAGGCTGTACAAATTCACGGAGGTAATGGATTTGTTAAAGAATATCATGTTGAACGTTTAATGCGTGATGCAAAAATTACTCAGATCTATGAAGGAACATCTGAAATTCAAAAAATAGTAATTTCTAGAAGCTTAATAAGAGGTTAA
- a CDS encoding anhydro-N-acetylmuramic acid kinase, with protein MQNKDIFCLGVMSGTSLDGLDVAYVRINSNDYTDFAIIEAITIPYNYKWMDNLRNAIRFSKDELIGLDIEYGKLLGNEIANFIEKFAIENIDFIASHGHTIFHQPDKGITLQIGNGQEIANITKQRVVCDFRTQDVKLGGQGAPLVPIGDQLLFSNYGYCINLGGFANISFKENNQRVAYDVCPVNIVLNHYCRKLNLEYDDEGKIAANGNINYELLECLNSLEFYKKKHPKSLGLEWVQSSIFPLIDEKESNVPTILRTFIEHIAIQISNILLVDSLVLVTGGGAFNKFLLQRIEVLVGKSVTVPENMLINYKEALIFAFLGVLKLKNEVNCLKSVTGAREDHSSGVIFIPEK; from the coding sequence ATGCAAAACAAAGATATTTTCTGTTTAGGAGTTATGTCTGGTACTTCTTTAGATGGATTGGATGTTGCGTACGTTCGAATTAACTCTAATGATTATACAGACTTTGCTATTATTGAAGCTATAACGATTCCATATAATTATAAATGGATGGATAATTTAAGAAATGCTATTCGTTTTTCGAAAGATGAGTTGATAGGTTTAGATATTGAATATGGAAAATTGCTTGGAAATGAAATTGCGAATTTTATTGAAAAGTTTGCAATTGAGAATATAGACTTTATAGCTTCACATGGTCATACCATTTTTCATCAGCCAGATAAAGGAATTACACTACAAATTGGAAATGGTCAAGAGATTGCTAATATTACCAAGCAAAGAGTAGTTTGTGATTTTAGAACGCAGGATGTCAAGTTAGGAGGTCAGGGAGCTCCTTTAGTTCCTATAGGAGATCAATTATTATTTTCAAATTATGGTTATTGCATCAACTTGGGTGGTTTTGCTAATATTTCTTTTAAGGAGAATAATCAAAGGGTTGCTTATGATGTATGTCCTGTAAACATTGTATTGAATCATTATTGTAGAAAATTGAATTTGGAGTATGATGATGAAGGAAAGATAGCGGCTAATGGAAATATCAATTATGAGCTACTAGAATGTTTGAATAGTTTAGAGTTTTATAAAAAGAAACATCCAAAATCGTTAGGCTTGGAATGGGTTCAGTCATCTATATTTCCTTTAATTGATGAGAAGGAATCTAATGTACCAACAATTTTAAGAACATTTATAGAGCATATAGCTATTCAAATAAGCAATATTCTATTGGTTGATTCGTTAGTTTTGGTTACTGGTGGTGGAGCTTTTAATAAGTTTTTATTACAGAGAATAGAAGTTTTAGTGGGAAAAAGCGTTACAGTTCCAGAAAATATGCTCATTAATTATAAAGAAGCGTTAATTTTTGCTTTTTTAGGTGTGTTAAAATTAAAGAATGAAGTAAATTGCCTGAAGTCTGTAACGGGGGCGAGAGAAGACCATTCATCTGGGGTGATTTTTATTCCAGAGAAATAA
- a CDS encoding tRNA pseudouridine(38-40) synthase TruA, translating to MNYRHSYLIRLQYLGFRVHGWQKQPNLKTIHLFVDKTVKFIYKGIRFKTIGVGRTDAKVSSTDFAFQLFLDDTLDLNDFIELFNLNSPADVKAVSIEKVENANFNIIQHPKEKEYRYYFSHGVKNHPYSAPFLVGYLSNLDIEKMQLAAKLFEGEHDFTHYCKRPNEATKVIRTINSCEIIENNELTASFFPKVSYVLVVKGSGFMRNQIRLIMGALERVGSGVYDLEFIRKSLEVGNTIEMDKVVAPASGLHLHKINFENDLRKG from the coding sequence ATGAATTATAGGCATTCTTATTTAATTAGATTACAGTATTTAGGTTTTAGAGTTCATGGTTGGCAAAAACAACCTAACTTAAAAACGATTCATTTGTTTGTAGATAAAACAGTTAAGTTTATATATAAAGGTATTCGCTTTAAGACTATCGGTGTAGGTAGAACGGATGCAAAAGTGTCTTCTACTGATTTTGCCTTTCAACTATTTTTAGATGATACCCTTGATTTAAATGATTTTATAGAATTGTTTAATTTGAATTCTCCTGCTGATGTTAAAGCGGTATCTATAGAAAAGGTAGAAAATGCTAATTTTAATATTATTCAGCACCCTAAAGAGAAAGAATATCGTTATTATTTCTCTCATGGAGTAAAGAATCATCCTTATAGTGCCCCTTTTTTGGTGGGCTATTTGAGTAATTTGGATATTGAAAAAATGCAATTAGCAGCGAAGCTTTTTGAGGGAGAACATGATTTTACACACTATTGTAAAAGACCCAATGAAGCAACTAAAGTTATTCGAACAATTAATTCATGTGAAATAATTGAAAATAATGAACTTACAGCTTCTTTTTTTCCTAAAGTAAGCTATGTGTTGGTAGTAAAAGGTAGTGGTTTTATGCGTAATCAAATTCGTTTAATTATGGGCGCTTTAGAAAGAGTAGGAAGTGGAGTTTATGATTTAGAATTTATACGAAAGAGTTTAGAAGTAGGAAATACTATTGAAATGGATAAGGTTGTTGCACCTGCATCTGGATTACATTTGCATAAGATTAATTTTGAAAATGATTTGCGTAAGGGATAG
- a CDS encoding Glu/Leu/Phe/Val dehydrogenase dimerization domain-containing protein, whose protein sequence is MKELLKQYEEKQPEIVFNWKDPETEAEGWTVINSLRGGAAGGGTRMRKGLDKYEVMSLAKTMEVKFTVSGPAIGGAKSGINFDPRDPRKKGVLERWYKAVAPLLKNYYGTGGDLNVDEIHEVIPITEDSGVWHPQEGVFNGHFKPTEADKINRIGQLRHGVIKVLEDENLSPSVLRKYTVADMITGYGVAEAVRHYYDIYGGSVVGKRAVVQGFGNVGSAAAYYLAQMGAKVVGIIDRVGGVINEEGFSFEEIKEMFLNKDGNTLVSEHMIPFEEMNERIWKLPCEVFAPCAASRLVTQEQINQMINSGLEVISCGANVPFADKEIFFGPIMEDTDKKVSLIPDFISNCGMARVFAYFMERRVEMTDEAIFDDTSSIIKKALQRTFAKSASKTRISETAFEIALKELI, encoded by the coding sequence ATGAAAGAATTACTTAAACAATACGAAGAAAAGCAACCAGAAATAGTGTTTAATTGGAAAGACCCTGAAACAGAAGCAGAAGGTTGGACGGTTATAAATTCACTAAGAGGTGGTGCCGCTGGAGGTGGTACAAGAATGCGTAAAGGACTTGATAAATATGAAGTAATGTCCTTAGCAAAAACAATGGAGGTGAAATTTACAGTTTCTGGCCCGGCAATTGGTGGGGCTAAATCTGGAATTAATTTTGATCCAAGAGACCCAAGAAAAAAAGGCGTATTAGAACGTTGGTATAAAGCCGTAGCTCCGTTATTGAAAAATTATTATGGTACTGGAGGAGATTTGAATGTTGATGAAATTCATGAGGTTATTCCAATTACCGAAGATAGTGGTGTATGGCATCCACAAGAAGGAGTGTTTAATGGACACTTTAAACCTACCGAAGCTGACAAGATTAACCGTATTGGACAATTACGTCATGGGGTAATTAAAGTTTTAGAGGATGAAAATTTGTCTCCAAGTGTACTAAGAAAGTATACTGTGGCAGATATGATTACAGGATACGGTGTTGCAGAAGCTGTTAGACATTATTATGATATTTACGGAGGTAGTGTTGTAGGAAAGAGAGCCGTAGTTCAAGGTTTTGGAAACGTAGGATCTGCTGCAGCATATTATTTAGCTCAAATGGGAGCTAAAGTTGTTGGTATTATTGATCGTGTCGGAGGAGTTATCAATGAAGAAGGATTTTCTTTTGAGGAAATTAAAGAAATGTTCTTAAACAAAGATGGAAATACGTTAGTTTCTGAACACATGATTCCATTTGAAGAAATGAATGAGAGAATTTGGAAATTACCATGTGAAGTTTTTGCTCCTTGTGCAGCATCAAGGTTAGTAACTCAAGAACAAATTAATCAAATGATTAACTCTGGATTAGAGGTTATTTCTTGTGGAGCAAATGTACCTTTTGCTGATAAAGAAATCTTCTTTGGTCCTATTATGGAAGATACTGATAAAAAAGTTAGTTTAATTCCTGATTTTATATCTAACTGCGGTATGGCTAGAGTATTTGCATACTTTATGGAACGCCGAGTAGAAATGACGGATGAGGCTATCTTTGATGATACTTCTAGTATTATCAAAAAAGCATTGCAAAGAACTTTTGCAAAAAGCGCATCTAAGACAAGAATAAGTGAAACTGCTTTTGAAATAGCATTAAAAGAATTAATATAA
- the gltB gene encoding glutamate synthase large subunit, giving the protein MKQQGLYYPEFERDNCGAGFICNLNGEKSNTIIHNALEILVKLEHRGAVSSDGRTGDGAGILIDIPHEFFKRVCSFTIPSPKEYAVGMVFLPKSSNQSNYCISILEEEINKQGLRVIGWRDVPVDTSFIGKIASKTEPKIKQIFIDKNNKELSDLAFNAKLFAARKIAEHTIAKSKLSQAEYFYLPSLSTTTLIYKGLLIPEDIGRYYKDLKEKDVVTRLALVHQRFSTNTFPAWSLAQPFRYMCHNGEINTLRGNVSRMRAREELMKSNLFGEDIQKLFPIVRDGKSDSASMDLVVELLLMTGRSLPEVMMIMVPEAWEKHQTMSKDKKAFYEYNSCIMEPWDGPASIPFTDGNYIGALLDRNGLRPSRYTVTKDGFVIMSSEIGVVQVDPENVERHGRLEPGKMFLVDMNAGRIIEDDEIKSEIVSKKPYEEWVKEHTLPLAKVPYTNNMCPIEATNYKTRLRVFGYTLEEINTVIIPMATKAKEAIGSMGNDTPLAVLSNKPQLLYNYFKQLFAQVTNPPLDGIREELITDISLAIGGDRNIFDIIPEQAKKLRIQNPVISNGDLDKIKNIDHPDFKAVSIPILYPIDKGVNGLEKALDDLLIAVEKAVFEGTNIIILSDRNVDKEYAPIPALLACSYVHHSLNNKQKRSKFGIVIETAEAREPHHFATLFGYGASAINPYLVNEIIREQVKTNVIKNLDEETAVENFNKAIGKGLLKIMNKIGISTLHSYRASQIFEALGLKKTFASKYFPYTPSRIGGIGLVVLEKDIQTRFDKAFKLENYKSVLDLEIGGDYRWRRNGEKHMFNPTTVAKLQQAVRSKSKESYQTYADKINKQSENLMTLRGLFEFNNLDPISIDEVEPWTEIVKRFKTGAMSYGSISEEAHENLAIAMNRIGGKSNSGEGGENKLRFKKESNGDWKNSAIKQVASGRFGVSSNYLTNAKEIQIKMAQGAKPGEGGQLPGEKVLPWIADVRNSTPYVGLISPPPHHDIYSIEDLAQLIFDLKNANREARINVKLVSKVGVGTIAAGVAKAKADVILISGYDGGTGASPLTSLKHAGLPWELGLAEAQQTLVLNGLRNRVVLEADGQLKTGRDVAVAALLGAEEFGFATAPLVASGCIMMRACHLNTCPVGIATQNPELRKNFKGTPEHVINFMYFVAEELRQIMAQLGFRTINEMIGQSHKLNTNKAINHYKAKGVDLSAILYQPLQEKETILYNTEKQNHNLDNVLDFKILNDAKSAIINSKETNLQYSIQNTDRAVGAILSNEISKKHGEKGLPENTLNLTFKGSAGQSFGAFSTKGLTLTVEGETNDYLGKGLSGATLIVKKPDVATFKAADNIITGNVSFYGGIKGKAFINGIAGERFAVRNSGVTAVVEGVGDHGCEYMTGGKVIILGKTGRNFAAGMSGGIAYVFDEENQFVNNLCNKEMVDLDPLDDNDFFELKTLIEVHYNYTDSELARQQLDNWNTVKSKYVKVFPKDYKKALKRLSEEKIVLKKITA; this is encoded by the coding sequence ATGAAACAACAAGGATTATATTACCCAGAGTTTGAGAGAGACAATTGTGGTGCTGGATTCATTTGTAATTTAAATGGAGAAAAATCAAACACTATTATCCATAATGCCCTTGAAATTCTGGTAAAATTAGAACATAGAGGAGCTGTAAGTTCAGATGGAAGAACAGGTGATGGTGCTGGTATTCTTATTGACATTCCTCACGAATTCTTTAAACGTGTTTGCTCGTTTACAATCCCTTCCCCAAAAGAATATGCTGTCGGAATGGTATTCCTTCCAAAAAGCTCTAACCAATCCAATTATTGTATTTCAATTCTTGAAGAAGAAATTAACAAACAAGGGTTAAGAGTTATAGGTTGGAGAGATGTTCCTGTTGATACTTCATTTATCGGTAAAATAGCTTCTAAAACCGAACCTAAAATAAAGCAAATTTTCATAGACAAAAACAACAAAGAACTTAGTGACTTAGCCTTTAATGCTAAACTATTTGCAGCAAGAAAAATCGCTGAACATACTATTGCCAAATCAAAACTTTCTCAAGCAGAATACTTCTATTTGCCAAGTCTATCTACGACAACATTAATTTATAAAGGGCTTTTGATTCCTGAAGATATTGGTAGGTATTATAAAGATTTAAAGGAAAAAGACGTAGTCACAAGGTTGGCTCTTGTACATCAACGTTTTTCTACCAATACATTTCCGGCATGGAGTTTAGCACAACCTTTCCGCTATATGTGTCACAATGGTGAAATAAACACATTAAGAGGAAATGTAAGTAGAATGAGAGCTAGAGAAGAACTTATGAAAAGCAACTTGTTTGGTGAAGATATTCAAAAGTTATTTCCTATTGTAAGAGATGGTAAGTCTGATTCTGCTTCAATGGATTTGGTGGTAGAACTTTTATTAATGACCGGTAGATCTTTACCAGAAGTAATGATGATTATGGTTCCTGAAGCTTGGGAAAAACATCAAACAATGTCTAAAGATAAAAAAGCGTTCTATGAGTACAACTCTTGTATTATGGAACCATGGGATGGGCCTGCTTCAATTCCTTTTACAGATGGAAATTATATTGGAGCTCTTTTAGATAGGAACGGACTAAGACCCTCAAGATATACGGTTACCAAAGACGGATTTGTTATTATGTCTTCTGAAATTGGAGTAGTTCAAGTTGATCCAGAAAACGTAGAAAGACATGGTCGATTAGAACCTGGTAAAATGTTCTTGGTTGATATGAATGCTGGAAGAATTATTGAAGATGACGAAATTAAATCTGAAATTGTTTCTAAAAAACCTTACGAAGAGTGGGTGAAAGAGCATACACTTCCTTTAGCAAAAGTTCCTTATACAAATAACATGTGTCCTATTGAAGCAACCAATTATAAAACTAGGTTGCGTGTTTTTGGATATACTCTGGAAGAAATAAACACTGTAATTATTCCAATGGCTACGAAAGCCAAAGAGGCTATCGGGTCAATGGGGAATGATACTCCATTAGCTGTCTTATCCAACAAACCTCAATTATTATATAATTACTTCAAACAATTGTTTGCTCAAGTTACCAATCCACCTTTAGACGGAATTAGAGAAGAACTCATTACAGATATCAGTCTTGCTATTGGAGGAGATCGTAATATTTTTGATATTATTCCAGAGCAAGCTAAAAAACTTAGAATTCAGAATCCAGTAATCTCTAATGGGGATTTAGATAAGATAAAAAATATAGATCATCCCGATTTTAAAGCAGTATCAATTCCTATTTTATACCCTATCGATAAAGGGGTTAATGGTTTAGAAAAAGCATTGGATGATTTACTCATTGCAGTGGAAAAAGCTGTTTTTGAAGGAACTAACATTATCATTCTTTCCGATAGAAATGTAGATAAAGAATATGCACCAATCCCAGCATTGTTAGCCTGTTCTTATGTACATCATTCATTAAACAATAAACAGAAGCGTTCTAAATTTGGAATTGTAATTGAAACTGCCGAAGCTAGAGAACCACATCATTTCGCCACATTATTCGGATATGGCGCAAGTGCTATTAATCCGTATTTAGTAAATGAAATAATTCGTGAGCAAGTAAAAACCAATGTTATTAAGAACCTGGATGAGGAAACTGCTGTAGAGAATTTTAACAAGGCAATTGGTAAGGGACTATTGAAAATAATGAACAAAATTGGAATCTCTACCCTACATTCTTACAGAGCATCACAAATATTTGAAGCCTTAGGTTTAAAAAAAACTTTTGCTAGTAAGTATTTCCCTTATACTCCTTCAAGAATTGGAGGAATTGGTTTGGTTGTTCTTGAAAAAGACATTCAAACAAGATTTGACAAAGCATTCAAACTTGAAAATTATAAATCTGTTCTTGATCTAGAAATAGGAGGAGATTACAGATGGAGAAGAAATGGAGAAAAGCATATGTTTAACCCAACTACAGTAGCCAAACTACAACAAGCTGTTCGTAGTAAATCTAAAGAAAGTTATCAAACCTATGCCGATAAAATTAACAAGCAAAGTGAAAACTTAATGACCTTAAGAGGATTGTTTGAATTTAACAATCTTGATCCCATTTCAATTGATGAAGTTGAGCCATGGACCGAAATTGTAAAAAGGTTCAAAACTGGAGCTATGTCTTACGGTTCTATTAGTGAGGAAGCACATGAGAATTTGGCCATAGCCATGAATAGAATTGGAGGTAAAAGTAACTCTGGTGAAGGTGGTGAAAATAAATTAAGGTTTAAAAAAGAATCTAATGGCGACTGGAAAAACAGTGCGATTAAACAAGTTGCTTCTGGACGATTTGGTGTTTCGAGTAATTACCTTACCAATGCTAAAGAGATTCAAATAAAAATGGCGCAAGGAGCAAAACCAGGAGAAGGTGGACAATTACCTGGCGAAAAAGTACTTCCTTGGATTGCTGATGTTAGAAACTCAACACCATATGTTGGGTTAATTTCTCCTCCACCACACCACGATATTTATTCTATTGAAGATTTAGCTCAGTTAATATTTGATCTTAAAAATGCCAATAGAGAAGCTAGAATTAATGTCAAATTAGTTTCAAAAGTTGGTGTTGGTACTATAGCAGCTGGAGTTGCAAAAGCAAAAGCAGACGTGATTTTAATTTCAGGTTATGATGGAGGTACTGGAGCCTCTCCTTTAACCTCATTAAAACATGCTGGTTTACCTTGGGAATTAGGGCTAGCCGAAGCACAGCAAACACTTGTTTTAAATGGATTAAGAAACAGAGTTGTGTTAGAAGCAGATGGACAATTAAAAACCGGTAGAGATGTTGCTGTTGCCGCCTTATTAGGAGCCGAAGAATTCGGTTTTGCAACTGCTCCATTAGTAGCTTCAGGATGTATTATGATGCGAGCTTGCCATTTAAATACGTGTCCTGTTGGAATTGCTACTCAAAATCCTGAACTACGTAAAAACTTTAAAGGAACACCAGAGCATGTTATTAACTTCATGTACTTCGTTGCGGAGGAGTTAAGACAAATTATGGCACAATTAGGATTCAGAACTATCAATGAAATGATTGGTCAAAGTCATAAGCTAAATACTAATAAGGCTATAAATCATTATAAAGCCAAAGGTGTAGATCTTTCTGCAATTCTTTATCAACCGCTACAGGAAAAAGAAACAATCCTATACAATACAGAAAAACAAAACCACAATTTAGACAATGTTCTAGATTTTAAAATTTTAAACGATGCAAAATCAGCAATTATCAATTCAAAAGAAACAAATCTGCAATACTCAATTCAAAACACAGATAGGGCCGTTGGTGCTATTCTCAGCAACGAAATCTCTAAAAAACACGGAGAGAAAGGACTTCCAGAAAACACACTTAATCTAACTTTTAAAGGTTCAGCTGGACAAAGTTTTGGAGCTTTTTCAACTAAAGGGCTTACACTTACTGTTGAAGGAGAAACAAACGATTATCTCGGAAAAGGTCTATCGGGAGCTACCTTGATTGTAAAAAAACCCGATGTTGCAACTTTCAAAGCAGCTGATAATATCATCACAGGAAATGTAAGTTTCTACGGAGGCATAAAAGGAAAAGCTTTTATCAATGGAATCGCAGGAGAGCGTTTTGCCGTGAGAAATTCTGGAGTTACTGCAGTTGTAGAGGGTGTTGGTGATCACGGTTGTGAATATATGACTGGTGGTAAAGTAATTATTCTAGGTAAAACAGGTAGAAATTTTGCTGCTGGTATGAGCGGAGGAATTGCCTACGTATTTGATGAAGAGAACCAGTTTGTAAACAATTTATGTAATAAAGAAATGGTCGATTTAGATCCTCTAGATGACAATGATTTCTTTGAACTTAAAACTCTTATAGAAGTTCATTACAATTACACTGATAGTGAACTTGCAAGACAACAACTCGATAACTGGAACACTGTAAAGAGTAAATATGTAAAGGTATTCCCTAAAGACTACAAAAAAGCTTTAAAAAGACTATCTGAAGAAAAAATAGTATTAAAAAAAATCACAGCATAA